A single region of the Sorghum bicolor cultivar BTx623 chromosome 7, Sorghum_bicolor_NCBIv3, whole genome shotgun sequence genome encodes:
- the LOC8085029 gene encoding obg-like ATPase 1 has protein sequence MPPKAKKDAAPAERPILGRFSSHLKIGIVGLPNVGKSTFFNIVTKLAIPAENFPFCTIEPNEARVNVPDERFDWLCKLYKPKSEVPAYLEVTDIAGLIRGAHAGDGLGNAFLSHIRAVDGIFHVLRAFEDPEITHVDDTVDPVRDMETISEELRLKDIEFMKKKLEDLDKSMKRSNDKQLKVEHELCERVVAHLEEGKDVRLGDWKAADIEILNTFQLLSAKPVVYLVNMSEKDFQRKKNKFLPKIHAWVQEHGGETILPFSCAFEQKLVDMPEDEAAKYCAENQITSMIPKIIKTGFAAIHLIYFFTAGPDEVKCWQIRRQTKAPQAAGAIHTDFERGFICAEVMKFEDLKELGSESAVKAAGKYKQEGKTYVVQDGDIIFFKFNVSGGGKK, from the exons ATGCCTCCCAAGGCCAAGAAGGACGCCGCGCCGGCTGAGCGCCCCATCCTCGGCCGCTTCTCCTCCCACCTCAAGATCGGGATC GTTGGGTTGCCAAATGTTGGCAAATCAACTTTTTTCAACATAGTAACAAAGTTGGCAATCCCAGCTGAGAATTTCCCTTTCTGTACCATCGAACCAAATGAGGCGCGTGTGAATGTTCCAGATGAACGGTTTGATTGGCTTTGCAAACTTTACAAGCCAAAGAGTGAG GTGCCTGCATATCTGGAAGTAACTGACATAGCTGGGCTTATTAGGGGTGCTCACGCTGGGGATGGTCTGGGCAATGCATTCCTCTCACATATACGTGCTGTTGATGGAATCTTTCATGTCCTAA GAGCATTTGAAGACCCAGAAATTACACATGTTGATGACACAGTAGATCCTGTTAGAGACATGGAAACTATTAGTGAAGAACTCAGACTAAAG GATATAGAGTTCATGAAAAAGAAACTTGAGGACCTTGATAAGTCAATGAAGAGAAGTAATGATAAGCAGCTCAAAGTTGAGCATGAATTATGTGAGAGG GTCGTAGCCCATCTTGAGGAAGGGAAAGATGTCCGTTTAGGAGATTGGAAAGCTGCTGACATTGAGATCTTGAATACTTTCCAGCTACTTTCAGCTAAGCCAGTTGTATATTTG GTGAATATGAGTGAGAAGGACTTCCAGAGAAAAAAGAACAAGTTTCTACCCAAGATACATGCCTG GGTGCAGGAACATGGTGGTGAAACCATACTTCCTTTCAGCTGTGCTTTTGAACAGAAACTAGTGGATATGCCAGAAGATGAAGCTGCCAAATATTGTGCCGAAAACCAGATAACAAG CATGATCCCAAAAATCATCAAGACTGGTTTTGCAGCAATTCATCTGATATACTTTTTCACCGCTGGTCCTGATGAG GTAAAGTGTTGGCAGATCAGACGTCAGACTAAAGCTCCTCAAGCTGCTGGTGCAATTCACACTGATTTCGAAAGGGGCTTTATATGTGCTGAG GTAATGAAGTTTGAAGATCTGAAAGAACTGGGAAGTGAATCTGCTGTTAAG GCTGCTGGAAAATACAAGCAGGAGGGGAAAACCTATGTGGTTCAGGACGGGGACATCATCTTTTTCAAATTCAACGTGTCTGGTGGCGGGAAGAAGTAA